The following proteins are co-located in the Rippkaea orientalis PCC 8801 genome:
- a CDS encoding toll/interleukin-1 receptor domain-containing protein, with amino-acid sequence MQSLTPIRQTVETRAAEQPDLRDAFLCHAWDDRQGPAKELHDLLVSAGVKVWFSENDLGLGVPMMRAIDKGLANSRIGLVLVTPALLARLPKESIADKELSTLLAGNRLIPIVHNTTYEDLRNVSPMLASRSGLDTAEDSMAVVAAKIAELVAL; translated from the coding sequence GTGCAGTCACTTACACCAATTCGACAAACTGTTGAGACGAGAGCGGCAGAGCAACCTGACCTTCGTGACGCTTTCCTCTGTCACGCTTGGGACGACCGGCAGGGGCCAGCCAAAGAGCTGCACGATTTGCTCGTATCAGCTGGCGTCAAAGTTTGGTTCAGTGAGAACGATCTTGGCCTTGGTGTTCCGATGATGCGGGCTATCGACAAAGGCTTAGCGAATTCGCGAATCGGGCTTGTGCTGGTGACCCCTGCGCTTCTGGCTCGCCTCCCCAAAGAAAGCATCGCCGACAAAGAGCTTTCGACACTCCTAGCGGGTAATCGGCTTATTCCCATCGTGCACAACACGACTTATGAAGATCTACGCAATGTCAGCCCCATGCTCGCATCCCGAAGCGGTCTGGATACAGCGGAAGATTCAATGGCTGTTGTCGCGGCAAAAATCGCCGAGCTCGTTGCGCTGTAA
- a CDS encoding glycosyltransferase family 2 protein: MIAKVPVSVLIPAKNEELNLPACLESVARADEIFMVDSQSSDRSTEIAQQYGAKVVQFEFNGRWPKKKNWSLDNLPFRNDWVLIVDCDERITPELWDEIAEVIEDPSHNGYYLNRKVFFLGKWIRYGGKYPDWNLRLFRHKFGRYENLHTEDIPNTGDNEVHEHVILQGKVGYLKEDMLHIDFRDIYHWLDRHNRYSNWEARVYYNILMGDDDSNTIGSNLWGSMVQRKRFLKKIWVRLPFKPFLRFILFYVIRLGFLDGRAGYIYGRLLSQYEYQIGVKLYELRQFGGHLNVQTEPELSSSTTQPLISK; encoded by the coding sequence ATGATAGCCAAAGTTCCCGTATCAGTTCTAATTCCAGCTAAGAATGAAGAACTCAATTTACCTGCTTGTTTAGAAAGTGTTGCTAGGGCTGATGAGATTTTTATGGTAGACTCTCAAAGCAGCGATCGCTCTACCGAAATTGCTCAACAGTATGGAGCCAAAGTCGTACAATTTGAGTTTAATGGACGTTGGCCTAAGAAAAAAAATTGGTCTTTAGATAATCTTCCTTTTCGCAATGATTGGGTGTTAATTGTTGATTGTGATGAACGCATTACCCCGGAATTGTGGGATGAAATAGCAGAAGTTATTGAAGATCCTAGCCATAACGGTTATTATCTCAATCGTAAGGTTTTTTTCTTGGGTAAATGGATTCGTTATGGGGGCAAATACCCCGATTGGAATTTACGGTTATTTCGCCATAAATTCGGACGCTATGAAAATTTACACACGGAAGACATCCCCAATACAGGAGATAATGAAGTTCATGAGCACGTTATTCTCCAAGGAAAGGTAGGCTATCTTAAAGAAGATATGCTCCACATTGATTTTAGAGATATCTATCATTGGTTAGACCGTCATAACCGTTATTCTAATTGGGAAGCACGGGTCTATTATAATATTTTGATGGGGGATGATGATAGTAATACCATTGGTTCCAATCTTTGGGGAAGTATGGTACAGCGTAAACGTTTTTTAAAGAAAATTTGGGTCAGACTCCCTTTTAAACCTTTTCTCCGTTTTATTTTATTTTACGTCATCCGCTTAGGCTTTTTAGATGGTCGAGCGGGTTATATTTATGGTCGTTTACTGAGTCAATATGAATATCAAATTGGGGTAAAATTATATGAATTACGTCAATTTGGCGGACATTTAAACGTTCAAACTGAACCCGAACTCTCCTCTTCTACAACGCAACCTTTAATTAGTAAATAG
- a CDS encoding type II toxin-antitoxin system VapC family toxin, with amino-acid sequence MRLLLDTQCWLWWFAQPEKLSENVIEQIANESNEVWFSVASVWEMGIKVSIGKLPLPEPIDDYVSTRMTQLGARSLKINASHALRVAALPLHHRDPFDRMLIAQAQVEDMTLVSADSTFNQYKVSLLWAASF; translated from the coding sequence GTGAGACTTTTACTAGATACACAATGCTGGCTGTGGTGGTTTGCTCAACCAGAAAAGTTAAGTGAGAATGTAATTGAACAAATTGCCAACGAAAGCAATGAAGTGTGGTTTTCTGTTGCCAGTGTTTGGGAGATGGGAATTAAGGTTTCAATCGGTAAGCTGCCACTGCCAGAACCAATAGATGATTACGTTTCTACTCGAATGACTCAACTAGGAGCTAGATCGTTAAAGATCAATGCTTCTCATGCTTTGCGGGTGGCTGCATTGCCTTTACATCATCGTGATCCTTTTGACCGAATGCTGATTGCACAAGCTCAGGTAGAAGATATGACACTTGTGAGTGCGGATTCAACATTTAATCAATATAAAGTCTCTTTGCTTTGGGCAGCTAGTTTTTAG
- the accC gene encoding acetyl-CoA carboxylase biotin carboxylase subunit, translated as MQFSKILIANRGEIALRILHSCEELGIATVAVHSTIDRQALHVQLADESVCIGPPSSNKSYLNIPNIISAALTRNATAIHPGYGFLAENAKFSEICADHQITFIGPSPEAIRAMGDKSTAKKTMQKAGVPTVPGSWGVIETEQEAQEIARDIGYPMMIKATAGGGGRGMRLVREDSEFSRAFQSAQGEAEAAFGNKGVYLEKFIERPRHIEFQILADSQGNVVHLGERDCSIQRRHQKLLEEAPSPFLTPELRLKMGEAAVKAAKSIDYVGAGTVEFLVDNQGNFYFMEMNTRIQVEHPVTEMISGLDLIAEQIRIAQGEKLSFTQDQVNLQGHAIECRINAEDPDHNFRPHPGKISAYLPPGGPGVRMDSHVYTDYEIPPYYDSLIGKLIVWAPDRQMAIKRMKRALRECAITGIPTTLDFHQRILETPAFLAGEVYTNFVVEHLLNK; from the coding sequence ATGCAATTTTCCAAAATCCTGATTGCCAATCGCGGAGAAATCGCCTTACGAATTTTACATAGCTGTGAAGAATTAGGCATTGCCACGGTTGCTGTTCACTCCACCATCGACCGTCAAGCCCTTCATGTCCAACTGGCGGATGAAAGCGTTTGCATCGGCCCCCCTTCGAGTAACAAAAGTTATCTCAATATCCCCAATATTATCTCCGCCGCCCTCACTCGTAACGCGACAGCGATTCATCCAGGCTACGGCTTTTTAGCAGAAAACGCTAAATTTTCCGAAATTTGTGCCGATCATCAAATTACCTTCATTGGCCCCAGTCCTGAAGCCATTCGAGCGATGGGGGACAAATCAACAGCCAAAAAAACGATGCAAAAGGCTGGAGTCCCTACGGTTCCGGGGAGTTGGGGGGTCATCGAGACGGAACAAGAAGCCCAAGAAATTGCCCGTGATATTGGCTATCCGATGATGATTAAAGCCACTGCTGGCGGTGGAGGTCGGGGAATGCGTCTGGTGAGAGAAGATAGCGAATTTTCTCGCGCTTTCCAAAGTGCCCAAGGAGAAGCAGAAGCGGCTTTTGGCAATAAGGGAGTGTATTTGGAAAAGTTTATTGAACGTCCCCGTCATATCGAATTTCAAATCTTGGCCGATAGTCAGGGAAATGTGGTTCATTTAGGCGAGAGGGACTGTTCTATTCAGCGTCGTCACCAAAAACTCCTTGAAGAAGCCCCTAGTCCCTTTTTAACCCCTGAATTACGCTTGAAAATGGGAGAAGCTGCGGTGAAGGCAGCTAAGTCGATTGATTATGTTGGGGCAGGAACAGTAGAATTTTTAGTGGATAATCAGGGTAATTTCTACTTTATGGAGATGAATACCCGGATTCAAGTCGAACACCCCGTCACGGAAATGATTTCAGGGTTAGATTTAATCGCGGAGCAAATTCGCATTGCCCAAGGCGAAAAGCTGTCTTTTACGCAAGATCAGGTCAATCTTCAAGGCCATGCCATCGAGTGTCGCATCAATGCAGAAGATCCTGACCATAATTTTCGACCTCATCCGGGTAAAATTAGTGCTTATCTTCCTCCAGGTGGTCCAGGGGTTAGAATGGATTCTCATGTCTATACGGATTATGAAATTCCGCCGTATTATGACTCTTTGATTGGTAAATTAATTGTTTGGGCTCCCGATCGCCAAATGGCCATTAAACGGATGAAACGCGCCCTTAGAGAATGCGCGATTACGGGTATTCCGACAACCCTTGATTTTCATCAACGGATCCTAGAAACCCCCGCTTTTTTAGCCGGAGAAGTGTACACTAATTTTGTTGTGGAACATTTGCTCAATAAATAA
- a CDS encoding diguanylate cyclase domain-containing protein, producing the protein MITSDDKFNKEEEEGIRYSRSSFSPTIKSQISLIFYQIVWHLEGTIIINFVSSGVKNLLNITPEEIISNPYNLLNYIHPEDQGQVKQIFKNIVELPRTEDFKCRWLRNEDEVIYLDNKIQFLKTDENKIIIEGICQENLVKNLIFLESLEYKILEKLPNFFYLYELQKQEYLYINSSLSQLLGYENLPPLLANITQWTQLIHSEDRDRLTDAYRQCLTLKDQDQVTLEYRLKNAQGQWCWLNSTLKIFTRTSHGSPQQIIATAQDITPYQAIKSRLRRQKGGEKLLNSIATRIHQSLELDAILKISIKEMRQFLHIDRLLIYRFKPDWSGVVTFESVVSPWRSLLGRILLDEEFIAHYLPKYKTGRIHLIPDLENSELSPCHIQWLTELQVKANLVIPIVQGQELWGLLVAQHCRSPRYWEDWEIHCLKHFSLYIGIALEQEQLYRELRLANEELEQLAFVDSLTEVANRRRFDEYLQQEWRRLTRAKQPLSLIVCDVDFFKFYNDTYGHPAGDNCLQQVAQVLQQSVKRPADLVARHGGEEFAIVLPNTDISGAVHIAGEIRSRLRGLKLEHRASLVSDYVTLSFGIATTYPTPQTVVESLLMEADLALYQAKGQGRDRIFVNQ; encoded by the coding sequence GTGATCACGTCTGATGATAAATTCAATAAAGAAGAAGAAGAAGGAATAAGATACTCTAGATCTAGTTTTTCACCCACGATAAAGAGTCAAATTTCCTTGATTTTTTATCAGATTGTTTGGCACTTAGAAGGAACAATAATAATCAATTTTGTTAGTTCTGGGGTTAAGAATTTACTGAATATTACTCCCGAAGAAATAATTTCTAATCCATATAATTTACTTAATTATATTCATCCTGAAGACCAAGGTCAAGTTAAGCAAATTTTCAAGAATATTGTCGAATTGCCAAGAACCGAAGATTTTAAATGTCGTTGGTTGAGAAACGAGGATGAAGTTATTTACTTAGACAATAAAATACAATTTTTAAAAACAGATGAAAATAAAATAATTATTGAAGGTATTTGCCAAGAAAACCTTGTTAAAAATTTGATTTTTCTTGAAAGTTTAGAATATAAAATACTTGAAAAGCTACCTAATTTTTTTTATCTCTATGAGTTGCAAAAACAGGAATATCTTTATATTAATTCAAGCTTAAGTCAACTTTTGGGATACGAAAATCTCCCCCCATTGTTAGCCAATATTACACAATGGACGCAATTAATCCATAGTGAAGATCGCGATCGTCTAACGGACGCTTACCGACAATGTTTAACCCTGAAAGATCAAGACCAAGTAACCCTAGAATATCGCCTAAAAAATGCTCAGGGTCAATGGTGTTGGCTCAATAGTACCCTCAAAATCTTTACACGAACTTCCCATGGTTCCCCGCAACAAATTATTGCCACAGCACAAGATATTACTCCATATCAAGCGATAAAATCTCGACTCAGACGGCAAAAAGGTGGAGAAAAGCTGCTCAATTCCATTGCTACGCGCATTCATCAGTCCTTAGAACTTGATGCGATCCTCAAGATTTCGATCAAAGAAATGCGTCAATTTTTACACATTGATCGACTGTTGATTTATCGCTTTAAACCCGACTGGAGTGGAGTTGTTACGTTTGAATCCGTGGTGTCCCCGTGGCGATCGCTCTTAGGGAGGATTTTACTGGATGAAGAATTTATCGCCCATTACCTACCTAAGTATAAAACAGGACGTATTCATTTAATCCCTGATCTTGAGAATAGCGAATTGAGTCCTTGTCATATTCAATGGTTAACCGAGTTACAAGTCAAAGCGAATTTAGTAATACCCATTGTCCAGGGACAAGAATTATGGGGACTTTTGGTAGCGCAACATTGTCGGAGTCCTCGATACTGGGAAGATTGGGAAATTCACTGTCTCAAACACTTTTCCCTTTATATTGGCATTGCCCTAGAACAAGAACAACTTTATCGAGAATTACGACTCGCCAATGAAGAATTAGAACAGTTAGCCTTTGTTGATAGTCTCACTGAAGTCGCCAACCGTCGTCGTTTTGATGAATATTTGCAACAAGAATGGCGAAGACTCACACGGGCGAAACAACCCCTATCCTTAATTGTCTGTGATGTGGATTTTTTCAAATTTTATAATGATACCTATGGGCATCCCGCAGGAGATAACTGTTTACAACAGGTGGCTCAAGTACTCCAGCAAAGCGTCAAACGGCCTGCTGATTTAGTAGCACGGCATGGAGGCGAAGAATTTGCCATTGTTTTACCAAATACCGATATTTCCGGGGCTGTTCATATAGCCGGAGAGATTCGTTCTCGACTGAGGGGGTTAAAACTTGAACACCGAGCTTCCCTGGTTAGTGATTATGTTACCCTGAGTTTTGGTATTGCGACTACTTATCCGACTCCACAAACCGTCGTAGAAAGTTTACTGATGGAAGCTGATTTAGCCCTCTACCAAGCAAAAGGACAAGGCCGCGATCGCATCTTCGTTAATCAGTAA
- the alaS gene encoding alanine--tRNA ligase, with protein MTKTLKSLTGAQIRDKFLQFYASKHHQILPSASLVPEDPTVLLTIAGMLPFKPIFLGQKNPDYPRATTSQKCIRTNDIENVGRTARHHTFFEMLGNFSFGDYFKEQAIAWSWELSTQVFNLPPENIVVSVFEEDDEAFQIWQNSIGIPPQRIKRMGEKDNFWKAGPTGPCGPCSELYYDFHPELGEENIDLEDDSRFIEFYNLVFMQYNRDAEGNLTPLQNKNIDTGMGLERMAQILQQVPNNYETDLIFPIIETAAKIAGINYKNTDEKTKVSLKVIGDHVRSVVHMIADGITASNTDRGYVLRRLIRRVVRHGRLIGIEGEFITQVAETAMQLSESVYPNVRERETAIKGELQREESRFLETLERGEKLLAEIIAKTPKNTAISGVDAFTLYDTYGFPLELTQEIAEEQGLTVDVEGFEAAMKEQQERSKAAHETIDLTVQGSLDKLAEHIHPTEFLGYSSPQIIAKVQAVLVAGKTVENASAGTEVQIILDQTPFYGESGGQIGDRGYLTGDNLVVRIEDVKKESGIFVHFGRVERGTIAVENTVTATIDRACRRRVQAHHTATHLLQAALKKVVDESISQAGSLVDFDRLRFDFNCPRSITSAELQEIEALINTWIAEAHDTQVSIMDLEKAKAKGAIAMFGEKYSAEVRVIDVPGVSMELCGGTHVKNTAEIGLFKIMSESGISSGVRRIEAVAGPAVLEYLNVRETVVKDLCDRFKIKPEEISDRITALQSELKTTQKELEAVKQELAVAKSDQLLSQAESVGSFKILVSEMGDLDGKALQTAAERLQQKLGEAAVILASVPSEDKVVLVAAFSEKVHKEKQLMAGKFIGEIAKICGGGGGGRPNLAQAGGRDANKLPEALLIAKQQLIEKLQ; from the coding sequence ATGACAAAAACCCTCAAATCCCTCACAGGTGCTCAAATTCGAGACAAATTCCTGCAATTTTACGCTAGTAAACACCATCAAATCCTACCGAGTGCCTCTTTAGTCCCTGAAGATCCTACCGTACTCCTGACCATTGCAGGGATGCTACCCTTCAAACCCATCTTCCTCGGACAGAAAAACCCCGACTATCCCCGCGCCACCACTTCTCAAAAGTGCATCCGTACTAATGATATCGAAAATGTGGGACGAACTGCGAGACACCACACCTTCTTTGAGATGTTGGGAAATTTCAGTTTTGGGGACTATTTTAAAGAACAGGCGATCGCATGGTCTTGGGAATTATCTACACAAGTCTTCAATTTACCCCCAGAAAACATCGTTGTTAGTGTGTTTGAAGAGGACGATGAAGCGTTTCAAATTTGGCAGAATAGCATTGGTATTCCTCCCCAACGCATTAAACGAATGGGAGAAAAAGATAACTTTTGGAAAGCTGGACCCACGGGACCCTGTGGACCTTGTTCGGAATTGTATTATGACTTCCATCCCGAATTAGGAGAGGAGAATATTGACTTAGAAGATGATTCGCGTTTCATCGAGTTTTATAACTTGGTGTTCATGCAATATAACCGAGATGCAGAAGGTAATTTAACCCCGTTGCAAAATAAAAATATTGACACGGGAATGGGGTTAGAACGCATGGCACAAATTCTGCAACAAGTTCCCAATAATTACGAAACAGATCTGATTTTTCCCATTATTGAAACGGCAGCTAAAATTGCAGGAATTAACTACAAAAATACGGACGAAAAAACGAAAGTTTCTTTAAAAGTCATTGGGGATCATGTTCGGTCAGTTGTACACATGATTGCTGATGGAATTACGGCCTCTAATACGGATCGCGGTTATGTTTTACGTCGCTTGATTCGTCGGGTAGTTCGTCATGGTCGGTTAATTGGAATAGAGGGAGAATTTATCACTCAAGTTGCTGAAACTGCGATGCAACTTTCTGAAAGCGTTTATCCCAATGTTAGAGAACGAGAAACGGCTATTAAAGGAGAATTGCAACGGGAAGAGTCGCGTTTCTTAGAAACCCTAGAACGAGGAGAAAAACTGTTAGCAGAAATTATTGCAAAAACCCCTAAAAATACAGCTATTTCTGGAGTCGATGCGTTTACCCTCTATGATACCTACGGGTTTCCTTTGGAATTAACCCAAGAAATTGCAGAAGAACAGGGGTTGACTGTTGATGTAGAAGGGTTTGAAGCAGCGATGAAGGAACAGCAAGAACGGTCAAAAGCAGCCCATGAAACCATCGATTTGACGGTACAAGGTAGCTTAGATAAATTAGCTGAACATATCCATCCTACAGAATTTTTAGGCTATAGTTCACCCCAAATAATCGCTAAAGTTCAAGCGGTTTTAGTGGCCGGAAAAACGGTAGAAAATGCCAGCGCAGGAACCGAGGTTCAGATTATTTTAGATCAAACTCCGTTCTATGGAGAGTCGGGAGGACAAATCGGCGATCGCGGTTATTTGACAGGGGATAATTTAGTCGTTCGCATCGAAGATGTGAAAAAAGAATCGGGGATTTTTGTTCATTTTGGACGGGTTGAACGGGGTACGATTGCCGTAGAAAATACGGTAACAGCTACGATTGATCGCGCTTGTCGTCGTCGGGTTCAAGCACATCATACGGCTACCCATTTATTGCAAGCAGCTTTAAAGAAAGTGGTGGATGAGTCGATCTCTCAAGCAGGATCTTTAGTAGACTTCGATCGCTTACGTTTTGATTTTAATTGTCCTCGCAGCATAACATCAGCAGAATTGCAAGAAATTGAAGCATTAATTAATACTTGGATTGCCGAAGCGCACGATACCCAAGTATCAATTATGGACTTAGAAAAAGCCAAAGCAAAAGGGGCAATTGCCATGTTTGGGGAGAAGTACAGCGCAGAAGTTCGGGTGATTGATGTCCCTGGGGTTTCCATGGAATTGTGCGGGGGAACTCATGTTAAGAATACCGCCGAAATTGGACTGTTTAAAATTATGTCTGAAAGTGGGATTTCTTCAGGAGTAAGACGCATTGAAGCGGTAGCAGGACCTGCGGTTTTAGAATACTTAAACGTGCGGGAAACGGTGGTTAAAGACCTCTGCGATCGCTTTAAAATTAAACCCGAAGAAATCAGCGATCGCATTACGGCTTTACAGTCGGAACTGAAGACAACCCAAAAGGAATTAGAAGCAGTTAAACAGGAACTTGCTGTCGCTAAATCGGATCAATTATTGAGTCAAGCTGAGTCCGTGGGTTCTTTCAAGATTTTAGTTTCAGAAATGGGAGATCTTGACGGAAAAGCGTTACAAACGGCGGCGGAAAGATTGCAACAAAAATTAGGTGAAGCTGCGGTAATTTTAGCTTCTGTTCCTAGTGAAGATAAGGTTGTTCTCGTAGCTGCTTTTAGCGAAAAAGTTCACAAAGAAAAGCAACTCATGGCCGGTAAATTTATCGGAGAAATTGCTAAGATTTGCGGTGGAGGTGGGGGTGGTCGTCCAAATTTAGCTCAAGCTGGAGGACGAGATGCCAATAAGTTACCCGAAGCGTTATTAATTGCTAAACAGCAGTTAATCGAAAAGTTGCAATAA
- the patD gene encoding heterocyst frequency control protein PatD, giving the protein MLPKFSQESYLNFLVVLTKLQGQVGANDVNLAKLSENLQELQGIFQEQILGSTLEGLDSSLTSVFQSTQTEIQRNLRLLATDLLFLQSARQQKTKEQRLGVMCDRIEQLISYSQIILERLGEI; this is encoded by the coding sequence ATGCTACCGAAATTTTCTCAAGAATCCTATCTAAATTTTCTCGTTGTCTTGACGAAACTACAAGGGCAAGTTGGGGCTAATGACGTTAATTTAGCAAAATTATCCGAGAATTTGCAAGAATTACAAGGAATTTTCCAAGAACAGATCCTAGGGTCAACCCTTGAAGGGTTAGATTCCTCCCTAACGTCGGTTTTCCAGTCTACTCAGACGGAAATTCAGCGTAATTTGCGCTTATTGGCAACTGATTTGCTGTTTTTGCAGTCTGCGCGCCAACAAAAAACCAAAGAACAACGATTAGGGGTTATGTGCGATCGCATTGAACAACTCATTAGCTATTCTCAGATCATACTGGAGAGATTGGGAGAAATTTAA
- the hpsU gene encoding hormogonium polysaccharide biosynthesis acetyltransferase HpsU — protein sequence MDSQPQPRPRLDSDPWIDLRRYDQSWFDRGRPGWYILLWWLVQAIAFPLSWHNGHGFRCWLLRRFGAKIGVSVVIRPTARFTYPWKVEIGDYTWIGDDVILYSLDRLTIGTQCVVSQKSYLCTGSHNLSDRAFGLMVAPIAIGNGVWIAADSFVAPGVRIGANAVIGARSSVFGDIPEGQVAWGTPCRPRYPRSMDQ from the coding sequence ATGGACTCCCAACCTCAACCTCGTCCTAGACTCGATAGTGATCCTTGGATTGATCTGCGTCGCTATGATCAATCTTGGTTTGATCGGGGTCGTCCTGGCTGGTATATTCTACTGTGGTGGTTGGTGCAAGCGATCGCTTTTCCCTTAAGTTGGCACAATGGCCATGGGTTTCGCTGTTGGTTATTACGACGTTTTGGGGCAAAAATTGGGGTAAGTGTTGTGATTCGTCCAACGGCTAGGTTTACCTATCCCTGGAAGGTGGAAATTGGCGATTATACTTGGATTGGGGATGATGTGATTCTTTATAGCTTAGATCGCTTGACAATCGGGACACAATGTGTTGTATCACAAAAAAGTTATTTATGTACGGGAAGTCATAATTTAAGCGATCGCGCCTTTGGGTTGATGGTAGCACCGATCGCGATCGGTAATGGGGTTTGGATCGCGGCGGACTCTTTTGTGGCTCCAGGGGTTAGAATTGGAGCAAATGCGGTTATAGGAGCCCGTAGTAGCGTCTTTGGGGATATTCCCGAAGGACAGGTAGCTTGGGGGACTCCCTGTCGTCCTCGCTATCCAAGAAGCATGGATCAATAA
- a CDS encoding type II toxin-antitoxin system Phd/YefM family antitoxin — METVNIHQAKTNLSRLLSRVELGEVIVISNRGIPIAKLVPFRTSSDRRSSLGQDRGMFTVPDDFNAPLPEDILVAFEGGTE, encoded by the coding sequence ATGGAAACAGTAAACATTCATCAGGCTAAAACAAACCTTTCTCGGCTATTGTCCCGTGTGGAACTCGGAGAAGTAATCGTTATTTCAAACCGAGGTATCCCCATTGCTAAGCTTGTTCCATTTCGGACATCTTCAGATCGACGGTCTAGTTTAGGACAAGATCGAGGGATGTTTACCGTACCAGATGACTTTAATGCTCCTTTACCAGAAGATATTTTGGTAGCATTTGAGGGTGGCACAGAGTGA